A genomic stretch from Desulfonatronum thioautotrophicum includes:
- a CDS encoding MFS transporter, with protein MQKWDETSQNTHSSSSPEKESLNVPRGASSLGMWSWALYDWGSNAYATIVLTFVFATYFSQSVAGDEVTGAALWATTLGIAGIFVAIGGPLLGAIVDQYGRRKPWIAGFSLVCIAATASLWLVQPSVEYVLLALLLVSIGEIGMEYAGVFYNAMLPRLADSERMGRWSGWGWSMGYLGGLLALIAGLTLMIQWESWLELDAESSEPVRATFLLAAAWFAFFALPLFLFTPDQPTKGKNFGSAVRDGARQLWQSIQRVREYSHIVRFLVARFLYIDGLATIFIFGGVYVAATFNMGPREILVFGIAINVTAGVGAALFAWIDDWFGSKKTILLSLCGLMFTGTVIVFTKSVTLFWLFALVLGIFVGPVQAASRTYMGRVAPEGLRNQMFGLYALSGKVAFLCPLFVGAVTYLFESQRAGMSIVLIFLAAGFGVMLKVPEAPRK; from the coding sequence ATGCAAAAATGGGATGAAACCAGCCAGAACACACATTCCTCTTCCTCGCCTGAAAAAGAAAGTTTGAATGTACCAAGAGGTGCCTCGTCCCTGGGAATGTGGTCATGGGCACTCTATGATTGGGGTAGCAATGCCTACGCCACGATAGTCCTCACATTTGTATTCGCAACCTATTTTTCACAGTCCGTTGCCGGTGATGAAGTCACTGGTGCGGCGCTGTGGGCAACGACATTGGGCATTGCCGGAATATTTGTCGCCATTGGTGGTCCATTACTGGGCGCGATTGTCGATCAGTACGGACGTCGCAAGCCCTGGATTGCCGGGTTCAGCCTGGTATGCATCGCGGCAACGGCCTCATTGTGGCTGGTACAGCCTTCTGTGGAGTATGTGCTTCTGGCTCTTTTGCTGGTTTCCATCGGTGAAATCGGGATGGAGTATGCTGGGGTTTTTTACAATGCCATGCTTCCCAGGTTGGCGGATTCCGAAAGGATGGGACGCTGGTCTGGATGGGGATGGAGCATGGGCTATTTGGGTGGTTTGCTGGCCCTGATCGCCGGATTAACGCTGATGATTCAGTGGGAATCCTGGCTTGAACTGGATGCGGAGTCTTCCGAGCCGGTGAGGGCCACTTTTTTACTGGCTGCCGCATGGTTCGCCTTCTTCGCGCTTCCCCTGTTTCTGTTCACGCCTGATCAGCCGACCAAGGGGAAAAATTTTGGCAGCGCTGTTCGGGACGGAGCAAGACAGCTCTGGCAATCCATACAGCGCGTAAGAGAATATTCGCATATAGTGCGTTTTCTTGTGGCGCGTTTCCTCTATATCGATGGTCTGGCGACGATTTTTATCTTTGGAGGTGTTTATGTCGCCGCCACGTTCAACATGGGGCCACGGGAGATTCTCGTCTTCGGTATCGCCATCAATGTTACCGCGGGAGTGGGAGCAGCATTATTCGCCTGGATTGATGACTGGTTTGGCAGCAAAAAAACAATTCTTCTATCTTTGTGCGGACTGATGTTCACTGGCACTGTGATCGTCTTCACAAAATCCGTAACTCTCTTCTGGCTTTTTGCACTGGTGCTGGGAATTTTTGTCGGACCAGTACAGGCTGCCAGCCGCACGTATATGGGGCGGGTGGCACCTGAAGGGCTGCGAAACCAGATGTTCGGGCTGTACGCGCTCTCCGGCAAAGTGGCGTTTTTGTGCCCGTTATTTGTCGGGGCCGTGACATACCTGTTTGAAAGTCAGCGAGCAGGCATGAGTATCGTGC
- a CDS encoding response regulator, translating to MARKKLLVVDDEYHVRLFFFEELSEEGYDVVTSDGSEDILKLVDREKPHVIILDINLERKESGFDLLRAIRSRDHHLPVILCTALGDLQDDLQTIDADWFVAKSIDSTELKLSIRNLLGDAEKV from the coding sequence ATGGCTAGAAAAAAATTATTGGTGGTTGACGATGAATACCATGTCCGTCTCTTTTTTTTTGAAGAACTGTCTGAAGAAGGGTATGATGTAGTGACGTCCGATGGGAGTGAAGACATATTGAAACTTGTGGATCGAGAGAAACCGCATGTTATCATACTTGACATTAATTTGGAGAGGAAAGAGTCAGGATTTGATCTTTTACGTGCAATACGAAGCAGAGATCATCATTTACCTGTCATTCTTTGCACGGCCCTAGGTGATTTGCAAGACGACCTGCAAACAATTGATGCGGACTGGTTTGTTGCGAAATCCATTGATTCTACAGAACTAAAGCTATCCATTAGAAATTTGCTCGGTGATGCAGAAAAAGTATAA